Within Pokkaliibacter sp. MBI-7, the genomic segment GCCCGCATAAAAGCTGGGGGATGATCATGAGGATCAACCCCGGCTTAATGCCGTATCTTATGCAGCGCTACTGCCATGACGAGCAGGTGTTACGGCACCTGCTCGATGGCGATCTCCTTGTACGCGAGGGGGATGAGCCCTATCGTCACCCCCTGCGTCTTGCCATCCAAGCAGCCCTGGATGCGCGTGAGCAGAAGCAAGAACAGAAAAAAGCCAACACCACCCGGCCCGGCAAAGTCCTGCATGGCCGTCAGCCCTACCTGTACCCCGGACTGTATATCGGTACAGGCAACCGCTGTGGCCATCGGCCCCAGCGCCCGGTCAATGAACGGATCGCTAACCCCCTGGTGGATTTTGATGATCTGCCCCAGGCCATCCAGCGTATCCGAAATGTCTTTTTGAACAGCGGCACCCATGGCCACGAGTACAAAGGTACCGTGTCGCCGGTCTACGATAACCCGCGTCTCTACCCGCTGTTCACCAATTCCGGCAAGGCCAACCTGGACGGAACACCCCGCTGTGACCGTTCAGAGCTGCGCTTGATTGAGGTGCGGACCCTTGCCGCCATGGTAGAGATGGCTAATTTTGCCAGTACCGGCGATGACATCCACATTGGCACCCCGCGTGATGATGGATCCTTCAGTCACCGATCAATGCTGGAGATTGCTCTGTCAGCCAGTACGCCGGATGGTGACTGTCTTGTTGAGCCGGAAAACCCCCACCTGCCGCCCAACCTCTGGACCTTCAGGCCCACACAGCGCTATCGCCGCGCCACCAAAGCCCTGAAGAACAAAGGCCACCTGACGGTTGTGCAACGTTATGAAGAACGCGATGGCCACAAGTACGCCCTCACGGCAGTGAAATCCATCAGCGCTACGTCCTTGATTTCCCTCGGCGTTGTCAGCGAACGGCAGCTGCGCGAGTTTCGTGACAACCGCCGCCGTGAGCTGGCCAAACGGCGCAATGTCTGGCGCGCCACGCGCCCTGACTTTGTAGCCAAACGCCAGGCCGAGCGTGAAGCCCGCGCCACGGTCCGCAGTCAGCTGCGCCCCAGCAACCTGGCAGGTCGCTGCCGACCCGGCTATACCCCGCTTGAAAAAACACCGGAGCAACAGCTGGCTGCCAGCCTCTGGCAGCGTTACCGGGGCTACCAGCACCTGCTGATGGCCAGTCTCTGCCGAGAGCAGGAGCAGCACGGCCATCCCCCTTACTGGGTGAGAGAACGGGTCAGGCAGCAGCTGCAACCGTTCGAGACCTGGAAAGAGCAGCAACTTGAACAACACGAACACCCCGAGGCGGCCCATTGAACGCCTCGCGGCCTCCCCTTGCCTGAATTTCTCCCCTCATTGCACCACTGGCCTTTGCGGCTCCCAGATTGATCACTATTTAACCTAAAACACCGATCCCACCCACGTCGACCGCCCCGGCGCGTCCTGAACGACCGCGCTCACGGCGTTATTAACCAGAGAGTTAAAAATTAAGTGTCAGTAGTTTTGATTTAACTGTCAGTAATATCCTTTTAAGTGTCCTTTGCCTCTTTATCTGCTTAAGAAATCTGCTTGTTCTTCTGGCAGCTACGCTGCTGAAAATGCAGCGGCCTCTCGATGCCCTGCGGGCATGCGGCCTTACGCGGGCCAGCCCGCACCCGGACGGGGCTGCGCCCCATCTCCCGCAGGGTCGGTGCTCCACTGAATGCACCGCACTATGCCAACGCCATCGGTTAAACAGGGCGCGGGAGGGCGCAGAATCAGCCTATTGTTCCGTGCCCGCGACAATGGCCACGGGGAACTCAGAGGGGCAAACCGCCGTGGTGACGGGACAGATGGGCGGGTACCGGCGCGGCCAGACCTGGCATCCCTCTGCCAGGCCGTGTAGCGCCTATTCTGGGGCTACGCCCCAGCCCCCCGGTGTCCAGGAGGAGTACGATGGCGGGTCAATTGACGAGTGGCAGAAATGGCATATACAATTTGGCATATACACAGGAGCGACCTACCATGCCAACCCTACCGACTCCCTCCAGATCCAAGGAAGCCAAGCTGTTTCGCAATAACCGTAGCCAGGCGGTGCGCATTCCTGCAGAGTTTGAATTACCAGGAGAGCGTGTACTGATCCATCGTGAAGGCAGCAAGCTCATCATTGAACCCGTGGCACGACCAACGAACATCATCGAGCTACTGGCGGAATGGAGAAAAGAAGCCCCCCTGGGGCCGGAAGATCAATTACCCGACATTGAAGATATGCCTGCCTCGTCGGAGGAGATATTTTGAGCGGTTACCTGCTGGATACGAACATCATCAGCGATGTGATCCGTCATCCGAATGGCTCCGCAGCCCAACGCATTGAGCACATCGGACCGAAAGAGATATTCACCAGCATCATCGTTGCCGCTGAATTACGTTATGGCTGTGCAAAGAAAGGGTCTGCCCAGCTGCAGGCTAGGGTGGATAGCCTCCTTGCTACCATCCCGGTGCTGCCACTGGATGCTCCGACGGATGCTAAATATGGGAGTATCCGCGCCGAGCTGGAGGCCGCTGGCCAACCTATCGGCATGAATGATCTGCTGATTGCAGCCCATGCCCACGCACTTGGCCTCACGCTTGTGACCGACAATACACGCGAATTCAGCCGCATCCGGGGCCTCTCTGTCGAGAACTGGCTGCAAAGACAGGGACAGTAAAGCCCTCTAAGCAGCAGAGGGCTACACCTGCGTATCGGCTCGCACCGTCAGCCTGGGCTATGATCAGAGGCAACTCCCCGCCACAGAAGGACATACCGATGGCCAGCCCCGAAAAGCGACGTCAACGCGCCAAGCAAAAAGCAAAAGAAGGCCGCATCATCAGGCAGTTTGACAAACGTCTTGCCGCCCTTGATCGGGAGATTGCCGTACTCGATGCCCGTGACGCTCAGATCAAAAACGAGATCTCGTCCGCCATGATGGCGCAGCTGGTGAATGCGCCTTACACCTATGACGACTGGGCGGAAGATTACCTGGCAGGCATTGATGAAGCGCATCCGCTCTATACCCATCTCAACTGGGGGGATGAGATGCCGGATCCGGCAGACATCATTGCCCTGGCCAGGCAGCTGAATCTGCCCGATTTTTACGAGCAGGCCGAACTGCTGTACCAGCAGGATCAGGCACGCCGACAACCCTAAGCCACTTTTACAGCATCAGACGCATCAGTAAGGACCGTTATTCATGAGTTTACTCGTTCTGCCGACAGGGATGTCGGTTCGCCCTACCGACCCTGAGCTGGACCGTGAGGGACAGTCTCACGGTTATCTGTTCCGGGATACCGTGCTCGGTGATGTGGGTATGCTGCTGGTCCGTATCTGGATGGATGTCAAAAATCCGGCGGCCACTACCGGCTTTTTTCATGTCGAAGCCCTGGGGGAACCGGACGATCCCATGACGGCCAGGCGAAAGGCCTGCTTTGACAGCGTGGCGGATGAGATCACCGCCGTGCTGAACGCCCTGCCCGCCCTCAACACCATTGAGGATGTCTCCGCGATCCTCCCCCTCGACACCAGTACCACGGTCCGGCCCCTGCACTATCGCCGGCAGCAGAGCAAAGACCTGCTGTGCGCGAAATGCCACCAGGATGCGGTCATGCTCTATTACTCCGATGCCCGGAGCCCGGCTGAATTTTACGATGTGGCACGTCATAGCTACGCCGCGGTGGCACTGGCCAGCGAGATGGGAGCAGGACTGGTCGCCTGGGTGGTCGGAGAGGAAACCACGTCACTCAGTGATGACGAGCGGTACTTCCCAGTGATGCAGTT encodes:
- a CDS encoding antitoxin encodes the protein MPTLPTPSRSKEAKLFRNNRSQAVRIPAEFELPGERVLIHREGSKLIIEPVARPTNIIELLAEWRKEAPLGPEDQLPDIEDMPASSEEIF
- a CDS encoding type II toxin-antitoxin system VapC family toxin → MSGYLLDTNIISDVIRHPNGSAAQRIEHIGPKEIFTSIIVAAELRYGCAKKGSAQLQARVDSLLATIPVLPLDAPTDAKYGSIRAELEAAGQPIGMNDLLIAAHAHALGLTLVTDNTREFSRIRGLSVENWLQRQGQ